Genomic window (Candidatus Methylomirabilis sp.):
GACGGAGCGCGGGAAGAGGTAGACGAGGGTGCTGCTCAAGGCGATGAAGGTCGTCACCGCGAGGAAGCGGGCGGGGGGCCACCGCCGCCAGCCCAGGGGGTCCAGCTCCCAGAAGAGGGTGATCGCCTTGCGCATCGGCCGTGCCCTAGGCCTTCTCGGCCACCACCTCTCCTAGCAGCCCCCGGGGGCGGAAGATGAGGATCACGATCAGGAGGGAGAAGGCCAGGATGTCCTTGTACTCGGCCCCGAAGGCCCCGCCCGTCAGCAGGGAGAGGTAAGAGGCGGAGAAGGCCTCCAGGAGTCCCAGGACCAGGCCGCCGGCCATGGCGCCGGGGATATTCCCGATGCCGCCCAGGACGGCTGCCGTGAAGGCCTTGATGCCCGGGATGAAGCCCGTGTAGGGGTTGATGAGGCTATACTGGACGCCGAAGAGGACCCCGGCCGCGCCCCCCATCGCGCCACCGATGAAGAAGGTGAGCGAGATGATGCGGTTCACGTTGATGCCCATGAGGCTGGCGGTGGCCTGGTCCTCGGCCACGGCCCGGATGGCCTTGCCCATCTTGGTCCGGTTGACGATGAGGGTCAGGCAGATGAGCATCCCGATCGCGGCGACGATCACGATGATGGACTTGAGGGAGATGTCAAAGATCTCACCGAAGTGGATCCGGATGTCAAAAAAGTCCACCGGGGGATAGACGAGGTAGAAGGCGTTGCGCCAGAGGCTCTCCAGCAGGCGGACGGCATCCTGCAGGAAGAAGGAGACGCCGATGGCCGAGATGAGCGGGACGAGGCGGGGGGCCCCCCGGAGGGGCCGGTAGGCGACGCGCTCCACCCCCACCGCCAGCAGACCGCTGGCCGCCATGCCGGCCGCCACCAGCAGGAGGATCAGGAGGAGGGGGGGCACGCTCCCCAGCCACCCGGCCGCCTTCAGCCCCAGGAGGATCTCCACCCCGATAAAGGCCCCCACCACGAAGATCTCGCTATGGGCGAAGTTGATGAGCTGCAGGACCCCGTACACCATCGTGTAGCCGAGGGCAATGAGGGCGTACATGAAGCCCAGGATGAGCCCATCCACCAGCACCTGGGGAAACATGCCGATGGCAACTTCCATGCGTGCTCCGGTGGCCCGGCAACACTAGGGGGGCGGTCGCCCGCCCCCCTAGTGTTGTGGCAAGCCTCAGGCTACATCTTCTTCATCGCCGGGGCAGCGATCTCGAGGGTCTTGATCAGCTTGTTCTGCCCCCACTTCCCCGGGTCATCCGAAACCACCTGGATGATGAAATACTTGGCCTTCGCCGGATCCCCCTTCTCGTCGAAGGTGATGGCCCCGGTGATCCCCTTGAAGTTCCTCACCTTCCGGACTTCGGCCGAAACCGTCGCGCGCGTCGGCTTCTTGTTTCCCGCTGCCTTGACGGCGGCCTCGATGGCCTTCAAGCCCAGGGCTGTCGAGTCATAGGCCTGGGCGGCGAAGGGCTCCGGGTCCTTTCCGAACTGCTTCTTGTAGTCAGCGATGAACCCCTTGGCCTCGGGGTAGATGGTGGGCGGCCCCACGACGGTGGTGTAGTACATCCCCACCGCTGTCTTGCCGGCGATCTTCACCATCTCCGAGGAGTCCATCCCATCCGGCCCAAGGAAGATGGTCTTTGTCATCCCCTTCTCACGCGCCTGCTTCAGCAACACCGCCGCCTGATTGTAAATTCCCCCGAAGTACATCAGCTGGGGATTCTGGGCCTTCATGGGCGTGATGATGGGGTCAAAGTTCGCCTTCTCCTCGGTCCCCTCGAAGCCCAGGACCTCGATGCCCAGCTTCTTGGACTTGTCGCGGAAGAACTCGGCCACGCCCTGGCCGTAGAGGGTCTTGTCGTGCAGGACGTAGGCGCTCTTGACCTTCAACTGCTCCTTCGCGAAGGTGGCCCCCACATCCCCCTGGACATCGTCCCGCCCGCACACCCGGCTCACGTTCTTGTAGTTCCGGTCCGTGATGAGGGGGTTCGTGTTGGCGGGGGAGATCATGGCCAGGTCCACTTCCTTGTAGACCTCGGAGGAGGGCAGGGCCACGCCCGAGTTCAGGTGGCCGATGAGCAGGAGGATGTCGGGGTCGGCCACGATATTCTTGGCATTGGCCACGCCCACGTCCGGCTTGGCCTGGTCATCGAATGGCACCAGTTGGACCTTGAAGCCCATCTTCTCCAGGGGGCCCTTGAACTTCTCAACGGCCAGCTGGGTCCCCAGCTTGATCCCCTCCCCCAGGGCTGCCTGCTCTCCCGAGAGGGGGCTCTGGGTGGCGATCTTAATGGTTTGCTGGGCCTCTGCCGACGGCCCGGCCAGAAGCGCGATCCCTGCGGCCAGCGCGATCAGGGACCGTACGAGTCTCCCGTTCACCATATTCCTCTCCCTTGTTCAGCGGTTACCCCAAGACCAGCGTGTACGCGCCGCTCCGATCTCGTCTCTCACCTCCTTCACCAGGGCCACGTGGCCCACCGCGGGCTAACCCTACCCTGCCCCCGCGGGCAAGTCAAGCCGGGGAGGCTCAGGCCGGCTCCCCCAGCCGCTGCAACCCCTCCATCCGCCGCAGGATCGCCACCGGTACCGCCCCGATCCGCCGCACGCAGGGGGGATCCGTCGTGAGGTCGAGGACCGTCGAGGGAACCCCCACCGGGCATGCGCCCCCGTCGAGGAGAAGATCCAGGTGAGCCGCGAACTCTGCGGCCACATCTTCCACTTGCCGGGGCGCGCGCTCGCCCGTCCGGTTCGCGCTTGTCCCCGTCACCGGACCCCCCAGCGTCCGCAGGAGGCCAAGCGCCACCGGCCCGGCGGGGACCCGGACACCGACGGTCCCTGTGCCGCCGGTGAGGACCTCGGGCAAGCCCGGCCGGGCCCGAACGACGAGGGTCAGGGGACCGGGCCAGAACTGGCTTGCGAGCACCAGGGCGAGCCCCGGCACCTCGGACGCCACTTCCCCCAGGGCCTCCGGCCCCGGAAGCAGCAGCGGAATGGCCTTGCCCCGACTTCCCTTTGCCCGGACGAGCCGCCGGAGCGCCTCCCCATTCAGCGGATCAGCACCCAGGGCATAGAGCGTGTCGGTTGGGAACACCACCAAGCCGCCCGCCCGCAGGACCGCCGCTGCTTCCTCCACCGCTCCTGCCGTCTCCACCGACAGCAGGCGGAGGTGAGCCGCCACGGGGGCCTCAGACCGGAGGACGTCGCCCGCCGCCATATACCATATAGACGCTCGCCCGGCGCGTCCCCTTCGGTCCGGGGCCGGTCGGGACCCGGGGCTCTGGAGGGACGCCCGCGGGGGACACGACATCCTCCCACCCCAGGGGAGCTCCGGACAGCGGGACACCCGAACCGCAGGAAGCGACCGGCCCGAAAGACCGACCTAGTGGGGTGTGCTCAAAGGATGTTTCCGACCTCTGGAAAGCGTGGCGGAATATAGCCCAGCGTTGGCTGGACCGTCAACAGGATTTTTGGGGCCAGAGTTCGCTCCGTCGGCCGTAGTGCGCCGCCAGGACCTCCAGGAAGGCGCGGGTCGCGGCGGCCACGTCGGGGGCCGCCGCGATGGCCGAGACCACCGCTACGCCGTCGGCACCGGCCTCCAGAACCTCCGGCACCCGGTCCAGGGTGATCCCACCTACCGCGAAGACCGGGAGTCGGGTAGCTGCCCGGATCCGCCGGAGCCCCTCCGAGCCGAGGACGGGGCGGATCCGTTCCTTGGTCCCTGTCGCGTAGGCAGGACCCGCCCCCACGTAATCGGCTCCCGCCCCCTCTGCCTCCGATGCCTCCTCCGGTCGGTTCGTCGAGATCCCGAGGAGCCGATCCGGTCCCAGGAGCGGCCGGGCGAGCACTGCCGGGAGGTCCTCCTGCCCCAGGTGGACCCCATCCGCCCCGGCGGCCAGCGCCACGTCCAAGCGATCGTTGATCACGAGGAGCGCCTCGGCGTCCCGGCAGGCCGCCGCCAGCGTCCGGGCGGCCTCGAGAAGCCGTCGCAGGTCGCCTCGCTTCTCCCGGAGCTGGAGGAACCGGGCGCCTCCCCGGAGGGCCGCTTCCCCGATCGCCTCGTGGCTCCGCCCCGACACGACCTCGTCTGTGATGACACAGAGGGCGTGCGCAGGGTCCCGCGGGAACGCCATGGGTCTAGGCGCTGGCCTCGGTGAGGCGCTCGAGGAAGTTGGTGGACACCGCGCCCTTGACGAAGTCGGGGTGGTCCATCACCCGCAGGTGGAACGGAATGGTGGTCCTGATCCCCTGGACGACG
Coding sequences:
- a CDS encoding branched-chain amino acid ABC transporter permease — encoded protein: MEVAIGMFPQVLVDGLILGFMYALIALGYTMVYGVLQLINFAHSEIFVVGAFIGVEILLGLKAAGWLGSVPPLLLILLLVAAGMAASGLLAVGVERVAYRPLRGAPRLVPLISAIGVSFFLQDAVRLLESLWRNAFYLVYPPVDFFDIRIHFGEIFDISLKSIIVIVAAIGMLICLTLIVNRTKMGKAIRAVAEDQATASLMGINVNRIISLTFFIGGAMGGAAGVLFGVQYSLINPYTGFIPGIKAFTAAVLGGIGNIPGAMAGGLVLGLLEAFSASYLSLLTGGAFGAEYKDILAFSLLIVILIFRPRGLLGEVVAEKA
- the thiE gene encoding thiamine phosphate synthase; amino-acid sequence: MAFPRDPAHALCVITDEVVSGRSHEAIGEAALRGGARFLQLREKRGDLRRLLEAARTLAAACRDAEALLVINDRLDVALAAGADGVHLGQEDLPAVLARPLLGPDRLLGISTNRPEEASEAEGAGADYVGAGPAYATGTKERIRPVLGSEGLRRIRAATRLPVFAVGGITLDRVPEVLEAGADGVAVVSAIAAAPDVAAATRAFLEVLAAHYGRRSELWPQKSC
- a CDS encoding L-threonylcarbamoyladenylate synthase; protein product: MAAGDVLRSEAPVAAHLRLLSVETAGAVEEAAAVLRAGGLVVFPTDTLYALGADPLNGEALRRLVRAKGSRGKAIPLLLPGPEALGEVASEVPGLALVLASQFWPGPLTLVVRARPGLPEVLTGGTGTVGVRVPAGPVALGLLRTLGGPVTGTSANRTGERAPRQVEDVAAEFAAHLDLLLDGGACPVGVPSTVLDLTTDPPCVRRIGAVPVAILRRMEGLQRLGEPA
- a CDS encoding branched-chain amino acid ABC transporter substrate-binding protein, which translates into the protein MNGRLVRSLIALAAGIALLAGPSAEAQQTIKIATQSPLSGEQAALGEGIKLGTQLAVEKFKGPLEKMGFKVQLVPFDDQAKPDVGVANAKNIVADPDILLLIGHLNSGVALPSSEVYKEVDLAMISPANTNPLITDRNYKNVSRVCGRDDVQGDVGATFAKEQLKVKSAYVLHDKTLYGQGVAEFFRDKSKKLGIEVLGFEGTEEKANFDPIITPMKAQNPQLMYFGGIYNQAAVLLKQAREKGMTKTIFLGPDGMDSSEMVKIAGKTAVGMYYTTVVGPPTIYPEAKGFIADYKKQFGKDPEPFAAQAYDSTALGLKAIEAAVKAAGNKKPTRATVSAEVRKVRNFKGITGAITFDEKGDPAKAKYFIIQVVSDDPGKWGQNKLIKTLEIAAPAMKKM